The following is a genomic window from Leptospira bandrabouensis.
CTTCATGATCTTGTTCAAGGCGAAGTCCGCTTTAGCAATCGCTTCATCTGCTTTTCCAGGTGTAGAGAGTGCAATTTTATTTGCCCCTTCTGACATCTTTAGAGCTTTCGAAGTCATAGTTCCAATGTAGAAACGCTCTCTTTGCTTTGCGTTTGCTCCCATGTGAAACCACATCGATGCCTTCGTTGACTTTCGAGCGAAGTCTCCTTCAAACAGTTTCATTTTATTGAACTCTGCTTGGGAAGCAATTCGATCGATCTCATCCACCAGCGCAGATACTTCTACCTGCACGAGCTGCCTGTCCTCCGGTGTGTAGATTCCGTTCGAAGTCTGGATCGCTAGGGTGCGGATTCGTTGGATGATTTCAGCCGACTGGTCAAGGTAACCCTCTGCAGTCTGGATGAAACTCAGTCCATCTTCCGTATTCCTTTCGGCCTGACGTAAACCACGAATTTGTGTTCGTAGTTTTTCCGAAACAGCAAGACCAGAAGCATCATCACCGGCAAGGTTAATCCTTTGCCCAGTGGAGAGGTTCCTCATGGTCTTATCTACATCCCATTGTGTAAACTTGAGAGCACGATGTGATTGGATCGCACTCATGTTGTGATTGATAATCATTGGCCTACACTCCTTTGTGTATTACCAAGAACGATATATATTGCGTTCTTAGCCGGACAATCCCTGTCCGGTGTCAAGGATGAGCTTTCATTTTGCCACCTGGCAGGGGAAAGCCGGCTGATTATCTAATTACAACTCGTCAGTTACACTAACCACTCACTCCGTTAACTAATGTTAACGTAGAAGTGAAAGAACTCCTTGTGGACGAACATTCGCCTGAGCTAACATAGCAGTTCCAGATTGAACTAAAATCTGGTTCTTTGTGAAAGCCACAGTTTCTTCTGCCATATCCGCATCACGGATCCTAGACTCGGAGGCTTGGGTATTCTCATAAGCGTTCATGAGCCCTTTTGCAGCATGCTCAAGACGATTAAAGTAAGCACCTAAGTTTGCTCTTTGTTTGCTAATGCGAGTTAACGCAGCATCCAAAGTTCCGATCGCATCGTTTGACTTGTCAGCTGTGGACAAAGACAAGAGATCTCCACTTTGACCTTTAAGATTAAGTGCACGTGCAGTCATTGTTGCAATGAACACTCTTTCTCTTTGGTGTTGGTTGGGTCCGATATGAAACCACATAGAGGTTGCTCTAGATCCACGAGCAAAATCACCTTGAAGCAAATTCATTTTATTGAATTCAGCTTGAGAAGCTATTCTGTCTACTTCGTCAATAAGTTGTGAAACTTCGACTTGGATCATTTGTCTGTCTTCGTCAGTATAAATACCGTTAGACGACTGAATTGCAAGAGTTCGAATTCTTTGAATGATATCATTCGATTCTTGCAAATAACCTTCCGTTGTTTGGATAAGGCTCATACCGTCTTCGGTATTTCTCTCTGCTTGTCTAAGACCATTCACTTGCGTTCTCATTTTTTCCGAAACGGCTAGGCCTGATGCATCATCACCTGCTCGGTTGATTCGCATACCAGAGGATAGTTTCTCCATATTTTTGGAGACTTCCTCGTTTTGGAACTTGAGGACGCGATGTGAGTTGATCGCGGCTAAATTGTGGTTTATGATCATTGGTTTCCTCCTTGAAACTTGATCTGGCAAAAGAGAGAATCCCTTCTCTCTTTGGTTTTTTTGTGTCTGGCTTTCAGGCCCCTATGGTGCCTAAAATCTCTATTTGTTCCCTTTGTATGTCGGTGATCGGACAGGAGAAATTAATTCGAAGATTTGGAGGTGTTTTTGCGTTTTATTGGATTATTTTGGCGATTTTTATGAGTTTTTGGTGACTTTAGCGTTTTATTTTTTTTAAAAAAAAGTTCTAATTTCCCCCATACGATGATCGGCAATTCCCCATTTTCCATAAGCAAATTTTGAAAAAGGGGGAAATCTATAGGAATATCCCTGATTTACGAGTTAATAGAGGGGCCTCTTTCCGGAAAGAAAAGGCCCTATTGAGTCTATTAAGGTCGGCTCACTTGCGAAGACAAGGATTCCCAGTGGTAAACAGGACTTGCTTCTCCAGAAAAATGGTGTTCGATTGATTTTATGTTTTTAAAGTTTTCAAAGAGGCTTGCATTTAACGCACGTATGGTGGATTCCATTGCTAGAATTTTACGTTTGTTAGTGACTTCTTCTGGTTCTTTGGGACCAGTTTCCGTACCACCTGAATAATAGGTGATAGTGTCCACTGGTGCGTTCGGATTTTCCTCTTCTGAATCGCTAGTTTCCTCAGATTTTGTGCGAGGGAGTCTATATTTCTCCATTACGTCTTGTAGAATTTGTACATTCCAATCAATCACAAGTTTCGAATCTTTTTCCAAAAACCAGGACTGCTTTAGAGCATATCGAATGTCCAAAAGTTTTTTAGGAGAAAAAAGTTTTCCATCTTTTGCCAAAGCTTCCACTGAATCAAAGTAAGGTGGTGAACCCACTTCACCTACGATTTGATAGATAAAATCCCCTGTTTCTTCCTGTTTTAAAACTTTTCTGTGGATGGGGATTTGTTCCCCTTCTCCATTGGATATGTAAATCACAATAGGTTCTCTATGGTCAAGGGAGGGATAAGAATAGAGTTGGAAAGGAACAAGTAACCTGAATGGATTTTGTTCTGCTAAAATAAAAAAACTAAAAAAGATCAGAAGAGAAAACCAAGAGGCAAACAAAAAAATAAAATCTCGAGTGAGTTTCGTTTCCCCCGTTCCGATTTTGTAAAATCGAATGACGAGTATTTTTACCGTTTGGCTTAGCGAAAGTAGATAATCCTTAATCTTTTGAAGATGCGTATTCATGAATTCCTTTGATGACACTGCGTGCAATTTTCTTTTGGTAGGTTTTATCCCGTAATTTCCTACTCTCTTCAGGGTTTGTCAGATACCCCATTTCCACAAGTACCGCAGGCATAAGGCTTCCTCGCAAGACGGAAAAATCTGCCTTTTTCACACCTCGGGACGGAATCTCTGGGCTTAAGGCCCTTTCATATTGTTCTGCAACGGCAGTTGCCAATTTCTTTGACCGCCTTTGGGTGACACTAGACAACATCTGGGATTGGATCTGGGAGACAACTGGGTTCTTATGTTTACCCACATACCGATTTTCCAATAGGGCCGTTTCACGGGCCGCTTCGGTACTTGGACTTTGGGAAAGATAATAGACTTCAAATCCAGCTGCCTTATCCGAAAGGGAGGCATTACAATGGAAACTGATAAAAACCACATCCCTTGTATCTTGCAAAACTTGATTGGCAAGCTTCGAACGATCTTCGAGCTCCACAAAACTATCATTTTTACGAACCATCTGCACCCGAATTTCTGGGTAATATTTTCGTAAGTACAAATAAGTGTAACGGGCTACACCAAGGCTTACATCCTTTTCAAAGTATCCTGTAGGATCCGAAGTGCCCGGGTCTTTTCCTCCGTGTCCTGCATCAATCACAATGGCTTTTACATTTAGGTTTCGTTTGGGGACTGGTTCTTTGGGGATAAGAACCCAAAGTTCCGTTTCTTTGAATTGGTAACGAACATCATAGGAGATTAAGTTCAGTAAAACGGCTTCCACTAGATCCAAAGGAAGAAACACATCGTCTTCTTTTTTCAAAATGGCTTTCGGGATTTTGTAAATTTTTCCATCCAGAGTATAAAAACTGGACCCTAGTCGAAATTGTAAATTGCCTTGGGGAGTGTAAATCGAACCAACTCTTGTGAATTTTTTTAGTTTGGTGGAGAGTTCTGGCAGAATCGATTTTAAATCTGAAAATGCCACGTAGTTTCCTTTCCCATAGAGCGGAAGTTTGGCGACCTCAGCTCCTAGGAAACTCGGGAAAATACAAAAACAAAAGAGAACTAATCTTTTTTGAAGATAGAAAGAATTCGCTGCCAAATCGATTGTTTCTGTTTTTTAGATTTTTTCACTTCGTTGATATCGAAGAGATTTCTTCTTGGATCATTCTTTTGGTAAGATTTCCCTGACTGGTTTTTCTTATGTTGGCCTTTGCCTTTTCCATCCTTAGGATGATGGCCATGTTTGAATTCATGGTGGGTCATTTTGGCCGGGTGTTTATGATCACCTTCTCCCTCATGTTGGTGCGGGTGTGACATCTTTGCTGGCGGGTGGTGTTTTTCCCCTTTTCCTTTCCCACGTCCACGGTCTCCCGAACGGTTCCCGTTTCTGTCACCTGACCTGTGTTCTCCGCCTCTCTGCTCTCCCCCATGTCTTGGTTTTCCACCACGACCGCCGCGTTCTCCCCTTTCCCGGTCTTGGTATTTTTTTTCACCAGGAATGGATTCATCGGCAAATACAGGAGTGAACTCTCCCTTCGGAAATTCCAAATACTCTTCCCGGATTTCTCCCATGGGAATTTTGGAATTTAGGTAACGTTCAATTCGTTCGAGTTCGGTATAATCTGTTTCAGAACAAAATCCAATCGACATTCCCTTTCTTCCCGCACGGGCAGTACGTCCAATACGATGCACATAGTTTTCTGCATCTTGTGGTAGATCATAATTATAAACCACATCGATATTTTCGATATCGATCCCGCGAGAAGCAACATCAGTGGCAATCAGGTATTTGTATTTTCCCGCTTTGAAATCACGTAACAAACGAATCCGTTTTTTTTGGTCGAGTTCCGAAGAAAGTCCTGTTGCCGTAATTCCAAACTTTCTAAGTACAGAAACAATCTTTGGGATGTTCATTTTGTAGTTAGTAAAAATGATGCCCAGGCCTTCGATCTCATTATGCAAAAGTGAATTCACAAGGTAAGGGAGTTTTTCTTCCCTTCCTAAATGGAGTAAGTTTTGGTCGATTCTTTCGGTGATGACTTTTTCTGGATTGATATGGACTTCAATTGGATCGTTCAAATACTTACTCGCAAGACGAACCACTTCGTAGCTGAGAGTTGCACTAAAAAGAAGAGACTGTTTTCTGTTTTTACATTTGTGAAAGATGTATTTGAGATCTTGGACAAATCCCATATCGAACATTCTGTCCGCTTCATCCAAAATCACCACTTTGATATTTTCCAAAGAGAGGCCGTGATTTTTGACAAAGTCAATGAGTCGTCCAGGAGTTGCGACAATCAGACAAGCCTTATTTCCTAACGCCTGTTCTTGGGACTTATAATCGGTTCCCCCGATGATGGTAGCCACTCCGAGGTCCGTGAACTCTAAAAGTTTTTTTGCTTCTTCGGCAATTTGGATGGTGAGTTCTCTTGTAGGTGCAAGGACTAGGGCATAAGGGAGAGCCTCCTCTTCTTCGGCAGATAAAAGCCTGTGGAGAGTGGGCAGTAAAAAAGCCATAGTCTTTCCAGTACCTGTTTGTGCAAGGCCTGTGAGGTCGTTTCCTTCCATCGCGAATGGAATGGACTTGGCTTGGATGGGGGTGAGTTCTGTGTAGCCGATTTTATCTAGGGCTTTAGAGAGTGACTCGTGAAAGGGTAATTCGTTAAATTTCATAATGGATTTCAGTGTTTTAATTTTCTGGCGATTAGTTCGATGGTATCACCATAGGCAAATTGGTTTGCATAGAGGCGATACAGCCATTCGGGGAGTTTGCCTCTAGGCCCTAAATCCCGGTAGGAGTGATACGACATAGGTCTTACATAGTTCACCTCGAAGCCAAGGATTGACAAGAGTTTTTTCAAAGAGTGAACAGAGTAGTCAAAAAAGTGGTCAGTTGGATGGGTTAAAAACCATTCCTTGGGATTGGTTTGGAAACTGGGGCCAAAACTGGAAGGAACCGCTAAATACAAATGCCCACCGGGCAAAATCCAATCCCCTAGCCTTTTCCAAATCCCTTCAATGTCTTCAATATGTTCGATGACAAAAAAGGCAGCAATGACATCAAAAGAATGTTTCCATAAAAGACTATCCACTGACAAAACAGAAGTTTGGTCTACATCGAGGCCCAGTGTGGATTTAGAATATTCCACTTCTTTCGGAGAAAGTTCGAGACCCCGTGTGTGGTAACCGGCAGTCCTTGCTTCATCCAAAAAAAAACCAGCAGCCGATCCAATTTCCAAAAGAGAACTTCCTTTTGGTTTTGCCCCCACCGATTCTAAATTGTGGAGCCTCCGTTTTGCCATACCCCGTAAGTTTGGTTCATCATCATAATAAGATTTTTTGTATTGGGACTTATACTCTTCCATAAAGTAACTGTCCCCATACTCTCTCTGTTTTGCAGGAAGATACCGAAGAACACCTGTAAGTCTGCATTCTTCATAATACTCAGGGAATTTTTTATGGGGTGAAAATTCGAATAAACTCAAAAATAAGTTCTCTTTTTGGATTCGAGAGATTTTTCATACTGAGCCCGAGCTGCCCTTTTGTTTTCATAAGCTTCCGTAAGGCTTGGGTTTAAGTCAATGGCTGTTTGGAAACTAGAAAGTGCTCTTTTAAATTCCCCATTTTTAAAATAACAAACTCCCAAATAATTATGTGCTTTGGAAGAAATGGTAGGTGTCACATCAGAGCGAGTAATGACCGTTAGTTCTTCAATCGCTTTTTCACGATCCACAAGGGAACCGGAATCAATTAAAATTTTAGAAAGAACTAACCTTGATTCCATATCTTCAGGATCGATGTGGCTTGCACGAAATGCTTCTTCTTTGGCCTTTTTAGAAAGCCCAGAGTTCCCGCTACTTGCATAATTCAGTGCCAGTTTTCTGTGAGCGAGTTTGATTTCTTTTGGGTCTTTGGAATTTTCCAAAACATAAACGAGCATCTTTTCTGCGGCCGGAAAGTTTTTGGTTTGGATGTATACGTCTGCCAGTTTCAGTCTTGCTTCATACAGTTCCGGTTTCCAAGCAATAGCTTCTTCATATTCGGCGATTGCTTCTGAATAAAATCTATTTTCTAAATAATAATCGGCAATGGCAAGTCGTGGTGGCACATGGTTCGGATCTAGGGCTTGTGACTTACGAAGGGACTCAATGGCCATTGTAGGTTTTCCGGCATGCAAATAAGTTAGGCCCAAATTGTAATATGCCGATTGGTTTTTCGGATTTAAGGAAAGTGCCCCTTCAAAAGCGGTGATACTTTCCGAATACCGTTCCATCTCATCCAAAATGATTCCAAGGTTTACATAAGCGGTTTCCGAATACGTATCTCCTGGCGTGAGGCGAATGATCCTGCGAAACAAACTTTCAGCTTCGACAAGTTCCCCTTTTTTATAATAGAGTTCCGACAAAGCAAAAAGAGAATCCACATCACTGGGTTTCAGTAACAAAGCTTTTTTTAAGGCAGTAATGGCCATATTGGTTTGGCCCATGGATAAAAAGGCATCAGCAATATAACGATAAACTTCGGGTTCGTTGGCATTGGAATCGAGGGCTTTTTGAAAGTACTTGGCCGCTTCTTCTGGCACCTTCTTTTTCAAATACACCAAACCTAAGTTATAGTAAGATTTGGCATCGTTTGTTTTCAAACGAATCACTTCTCTGAAATAAAACTCAGCCCTATCATAATCTTCTCTTTGGTAGAAGATGGTACCAAGATGGCCATAAGACAAAACGGCTGTTTGGGAATTAGGTGCCGTCTGTATTACTTTTTGGAATTCGGCAATGGCTTCTGCAATATTTCCTTGTTTCAAATAACTTATGGCTAAGTTGTATGTAAGGGTGACATCTGTGGGTGCCAAAGACTGCCCTTCTTTGTAGGCTTCGATGGCACTGGCCGGATCTCCAATCTCTTGGAATAAATTTCCTTGGAGGAGTGCCACACGGTAATCGTTCGGAGCAATTTCTTTGGCCCTTTCTGCGGCCCGTCTTGCTTCTTCAAATTTTCCCGCATGTTTGAATGCGAGAGATAAATTATAAAATGCAAAATAGTTTTTGGAATCGTATTGGATGGCTTTTTCCAATCGTTCGATCGCATTGATATAACGACCAGCTTCATCATACATCACCCCAAGAACGGTGAGGGCAATGGATTTGTCTTCGTCTGAGCCTGGTGAATTTAAAAACTCCTCACAAACATTTCCAACGCGGTTCACATAACGGTTGTGATAGGCATTGAGACAGGCCGCGAGTTTCGGATTTACGGAATCATCTGGAAGGTAAGGTTTATCCACAAGAAGGTTTAGGGCCTTTTTATCTGTGGGAAGGTTCTTTAAGGCTTTTGCGATCTCTTCTGGATTCTTTTTTTTCTCCAGATACCACCAATACCCGGCGGATAAAAATCCAAGAACGAGGGCAACTAGGAAGGACCAAAATAAAAAGGATAAAACAGGACGACGGGCCGTAGTTTCTGATTCGTAAGTGGTTTCTTTTTCACGACCCAGGTTCCGTAAGTATGGATCTTCCTGGTAATAACTTGGCTGTGAGGATTGTTCCTCTATACGAAACCGGTTTTTTTGGATGGGATCCATTCTATCTCTTACTGGGGTTTGTTCGCTACGATCTCCTTCTTATAGAAGGCATCAAGTAATCCGTTGATAAACTGTGCCGATTCGTCCGTTTCAAATTCTTTTGTGAGTTCCACCGCTTCGTTGATGACAACGGGGGCTGCAAGGAAAGGTTCCTTTTGCAAACTAAGAATTGATAAACGTAAAATACAGCGGTTGACCACGGAAATACGCGAAAGTTCCCAATTCTCCGAATACTTCTTGATTAGAGTATCGATCGCTTTTCGATTTTCGACCACTCCTTTCACAAGAAAGACAGCATAATCCTTTTCTTCACGAGTGATTTTTTTGTCATACCAATCGAATTTCATAGCCCGATCCGGATCGGTTCCGACCAGGTCAATTTGGTAGAGGCACATTAAGGCGAGACTTCGCCCGCGGTGTCTAGAACTCATCCGATCTCTTTGAAAAGATTTGCCATTTCGATGGCTGTGGTGGCTGCCTCGTATCCTTTGTTTCCTGCTTTGGTACCGGCTCTTTCGATCGCTTGTTCAATGGATTCTGTAGTGATGACTCCAAAAATCACAGGAACGGATCCGTCTGCCACTGACCCTACTTTGGCGGCTTCCCCAGAAACCAAATCATAATGAGAAGTGGCACCACGAATTACTGCCCCCAGGCATACGATGGCAGAGAATTGGTATTTTTTGGATGATAAAACTCGTTTTACGGTTTGTGGAAGTTCGAAGGCACCGGGAACATAGATGACAGTGACATCGGAATCTGCGATTCCATGTTGTCTATAGGCATCTTTGGCTCCTTTGAGTAGAGACTCGGTGATAAATTCATTGAACTTTGAAACGATGACACAATGTTTTTGTCCGTTTCCGATGCGTGTGCCTTCCAGTGTAGCTGTCATGTATCCAAAATCCTAAGGGGGTGTTATTTCGCAAGACGAATGACAAGGGTAATCTTTCCGTCTGGATTTTCTACTACTTCAAACCCGTCTCGTTCGAGAGCTTTTTTGGCTCGGTAGATTGCCAGATTCACCACATTGGTTTTGTCATCGTTCGGTTTTTGTGGTTCTTGGTGCATTTGGCCCCCCTATCCTTTTTAAGTTCGGAAGCCAAACCACCCAATCTTAAATGCCAATGACTTTACAAGGTAGAATTGTTTTCCTCTTATGTCATATAGGAAGAAAATGAAGAAAAAGAAATCTGTAAAGAAGGTCAAAAAAAGAAAACCGGTAGTCTATACCGAGAGTGACTTTATTGTAAAACCTTCCTCTATTCCTAATATTGGAATGGGACTATTCACCAAACAAACATTATACAAGGGTGATACTGTAGGTTATTACATGGGTAAAATCATTACCGATGAACAAGCGGAATCAAACAAATACGTAGACTCAAAATACCTACTTTGGATCTGTAAAGACTGGTGGATTTATGGGGAAGGAAAGGAATCGAATTACACCCGTTACATCAACCATTCTTCAAAACCCAATGCGGAACTCATCACCTCTGTCAGATGGAAAACCGCTAGGTTCAAAGTGTTAAAAACAATCCCTGCGGGAGCAGAAATTTTCTTCGATTACGGAAAAGACTACTGGGACAACGTGGACTTCAAACCGAAATAAGTTTGAGTTATGGGGCCAAAACCAATTTGGCCCAATTTCAAATAAGAATACAAATAGGACAATCTCTTAGAGGAGATCGTTATTTCCAAAAGCAGGTTTGGATGATGTTTTATGGACATCGGCAGCTTCTAAGGCTTCGACGTAACGGATCACAGAATCATCCATCCGAAACACTCCTTCACTACTCTCTTTATGGCCTAAACGGCAAACCAAAAGATTGGCGGCAAAGAAAATCAATGTAAGAACCAAGGGAAAACGAAATGCATTCGACATAAAACCCTCCGACTTAAGACTAAGCCTCCTACCCGCCTCTTCCCAGGCAAGAAATTTTTAGAAGAATTCTAATAGAAATCTTCGATTCGAATGTCGGGAAAAGCATTGTTTTCATTCTCTGCGGCCGCAAGGATTCCTTCCTCCACGGGACCGTTTAACATCCCTTCTAAAGTCAAAAAGAGATTGGCGTGCACATTGGTACGACGCACCGCATAATCGACCATAGTTCCCGTTTTCATGATAAAGGCCCAGTCGCTACTTTGTAATAATAAGAGCTCCCTTCCCATTTGTTTCAAAATCCGTTTCTGTAAATCGGTTCCCGATCCAAATTCGTGGGCCCTTTTGTGCATTCTTATGCTTAAGGAATGGATGAGAGGATAAATCCAGTCATTGGTGGAATTGAGCCATACCTCACCGTATCCATTTTCCCCCCAACTAGACATTTTCATTTCCACTGACTGGACGCGCGGAATGCCACGGGCTGCCTCCATAGGATGGGAAAGCATAATGGTGTTTTGGTTAAAATGGATTTTTTTGAAAAGAAATTCGATAAACTGCGGGCCCTCATACCACCAGTGACCATATAACTCAGCGTCGTACGGGGACACGATGATTGCTGGCTGTTTGTTTGTTTCAAATAAATGTTCCGCTTGGCGGATGCGGTTTCGTAAAAAATCTTCCGCATGGTTTCCTGCCGCCTCCATCGCCCAGTCAGGATGGTAGTATCCTTTGTCCTGAGTTTTCCCAGTGATCCGAAAGTATTTGATACTGGTATTGATCCTCACTCCATTGGAATGAAGGTATGGGGAGATATCTTCCCAAGGGAGGTCATGGCCTATGTCACGATAGTATTCCCTGTACCGGAAATCTCCTGGATACCCATCAATAGAACTCCATACTTGGTTGCTACTTTCTGGATCTCTACCGAAAGCAAAAACCCCACGCCCCACTTCCACCGGTGCATACACACCAAACTTGGGTCTCGGGCTTGCATGTGTGATTCCATGTGTGTCCACAAAGAAATACCGAAATCCTTCCCGGTCCAGTTCCTCTTCTAGTTTTTGTGTGTATCCACATTCGGAAAGCCAAATGCCTTTGGGATCCCTTCCCCAGATACGGCGGAAGGTCCGCCTACCATTCTTTAGTTGGGAACGAAAGATGGAACTTTCCGAATCATAAAAAGGTAAAAAGGCATGGGTGGCAGGACTTGTCATGGCTTCCAATTCACCTGATTCGATAAAGGGAAGAAAACTTTTTGTTAAATCACCATTCGTTTCTTCAAAGATAGATTCTGTATCTAAAAAATGTTCCAAATAACGTTTCGAAAGATAATTGAGATGTGGATCGTATGTTGTTCGTTTGGTTTCGTGTTTTGCTAAACTAATTAAATTCTTTATGTACTTTCGAAATCCATTTTGCAAATACGGATCTGTTAACATTAAAGAGAGTGTAGGTGTAAACGACATGGTGATTCGAAAACGAACCGACTCTTTTTTTAAATTTCGAAACACTCTGATAAGAGGGATGTAGGTTTCTAGGATGGCCTCGTTTAACCAGTTTTCTTCGATAAAAGGAGTCACATACCCAGGATGCCTAACAAACGGTAGGTGGGCATGTAATACAAAAACCAAATGCCCTTTTACAAAATGATTCATTACAAAAGTCCTTTTCCTGACCCCGATCCATTCCCTAAAGAGGAAGGTGCTTGGTTTAGATTTGATTGTCCTTCTGGGCCACCCGTTTTCCTAGGGTTCACAAAAAACGCAGAAGGATCTCCATCTTTAAAATAATACTCATCACTATCGGCAGACTTGGCAACAAGCCCCATCTCTATCCACTGTGGATGAATCCATTCTTTATCCAAACGAAAGGATTCGGATCCGCCCGGGAAATCTTTTCCACTTGTATGAAGAGCCGAAACTTCTTTTTTCTGAAAAGAAACAAGGATGGAAGTTTGGATTTCCCTAACGGGAAACATAAATTTCAAATAATAAGATTCTGTAAATGGAAGAAGATCATAAAATTCAATCCTTTCGCTTCCGAATATATTTTTGTATTCTACTTTCAATCGGAATTTTAATCCTTCAGTAGAAGGAGATTCTAAATCGTTCAAAACATTCTTTAGTGTTTTCTCTGAA
Proteins encoded in this region:
- the nusB gene encoding transcription antitermination factor NusB — its product is MSSRHRGRSLALMCLYQIDLVGTDPDRAMKFDWYDKKITREEKDYAVFLVKGVVENRKAIDTLIKKYSENWELSRISVVNRCILRLSILSLQKEPFLAAPVVINEAVELTKEFETDESAQFINGLLDAFYKKEIVANKPQ
- a CDS encoding tetratricopeptide repeat protein — translated: MDPIQKNRFRIEEQSSQPSYYQEDPYLRNLGREKETTYESETTARRPVLSFLFWSFLVALVLGFLSAGYWWYLEKKKNPEEIAKALKNLPTDKKALNLLVDKPYLPDDSVNPKLAACLNAYHNRYVNRVGNVCEEFLNSPGSDEDKSIALTVLGVMYDEAGRYINAIERLEKAIQYDSKNYFAFYNLSLAFKHAGKFEEARRAAERAKEIAPNDYRVALLQGNLFQEIGDPASAIEAYKEGQSLAPTDVTLTYNLAISYLKQGNIAEAIAEFQKVIQTAPNSQTAVLSYGHLGTIFYQREDYDRAEFYFREVIRLKTNDAKSYYNLGLVYLKKKVPEEAAKYFQKALDSNANEPEVYRYIADAFLSMGQTNMAITALKKALLLKPSDVDSLFALSELYYKKGELVEAESLFRRIIRLTPGDTYSETAYVNLGIILDEMERYSESITAFEGALSLNPKNQSAYYNLGLTYLHAGKPTMAIESLRKSQALDPNHVPPRLAIADYYLENRFYSEAIAEYEEAIAWKPELYEARLKLADVYIQTKNFPAAEKMLVYVLENSKDPKEIKLAHRKLALNYASSGNSGLSKKAKEEAFRASHIDPEDMESRLVLSKILIDSGSLVDREKAIEELTVITRSDVTPTISSKAHNYLGVCYFKNGEFKRALSSFQTAIDLNPSLTEAYENKRAARAQYEKSLESKKRTYF
- a CDS encoding flagellin, whose product is MIINHNLAAINSHRVLKFQNEEVSKNMEKLSSGMRINRAGDDASGLAVSEKMRTQVNGLRQAERNTEDGMSLIQTTEGYLQESNDIIQRIRTLAIQSSNGIYTDEDRQMIQVEVSQLIDEVDRIASQAEFNKMNLLQGDFARGSRATSMWFHIGPNQHQRERVFIATMTARALNLKGQSGDLLSLSTADKSNDAIGTLDAALTRISKQRANLGAYFNRLEHAAKGLMNAYENTQASESRIRDADMAEETVAFTKNQILVQSGTAMLAQANVRPQGVLSLLR
- a CDS encoding LIC_10740 family protein; amino-acid sequence: MNTHLQKIKDYLLSLSQTVKILVIRFYKIGTGETKLTRDFIFLFASWFSLLIFFSFFILAEQNPFRLLVPFQLYSYPSLDHREPIVIYISNGEGEQIPIHRKVLKQEETGDFIYQIVGEVGSPPYFDSVEALAKDGKLFSPKKLLDIRYALKQSWFLEKDSKLVIDWNVQILQDVMEKYRLPRTKSEETSDSEEENPNAPVDTITYYSGGTETGPKEPEEVTNKRKILAMESTIRALNASLFENFKNIKSIEHHFSGEASPVYHWESLSSQVSRP
- a CDS encoding flagellin, with product MIINHNMSAIQSHRALKFTQWDVDKTMRNLSTGQRINLAGDDASGLAVSEKLRTQIRGLRQAERNTEDGLSFIQTAEGYLDQSAEIIQRIRTLAIQTSNGIYTPEDRQLVQVEVSALVDEIDRIASQAEFNKMKLFEGDFARKSTKASMWFHMGANAKQRERFYIGTMTSKALKMSEGANKIALSTPGKADEAIAKADFALNKIMKQRADMGAYQNRLESTAKGLMGAYENMQASESRIRDADMAEEMVALTTKQILVQSGTAMLAQASLRPNSVLRLLNNA
- a CDS encoding DEAD/DEAH box helicase, whose product is MKFNELPFHESLSKALDKIGYTELTPIQAKSIPFAMEGNDLTGLAQTGTGKTMAFLLPTLHRLLSAEEEEALPYALVLAPTRELTIQIAEEAKKLLEFTDLGVATIIGGTDYKSQEQALGNKACLIVATPGRLIDFVKNHGLSLENIKVVILDEADRMFDMGFVQDLKYIFHKCKNRKQSLLFSATLSYEVVRLASKYLNDPIEVHINPEKVITERIDQNLLHLGREEKLPYLVNSLLHNEIEGLGIIFTNYKMNIPKIVSVLRKFGITATGLSSELDQKKRIRLLRDFKAGKYKYLIATDVASRGIDIENIDVVYNYDLPQDAENYVHRIGRTARAGRKGMSIGFCSETDYTELERIERYLNSKIPMGEIREEYLEFPKGEFTPVFADESIPGEKKYQDRERGERGGRGGKPRHGGEQRGGEHRSGDRNGNRSGDRGRGKGKGEKHHPPAKMSHPHQHEGEGDHKHPAKMTHHEFKHGHHPKDGKGKGQHKKNQSGKSYQKNDPRRNLFDINEVKKSKKQKQSIWQRILSIFKKD
- a CDS encoding class I SAM-dependent methyltransferase; this encodes MSLFEFSPHKKFPEYYEECRLTGVLRYLPAKQREYGDSYFMEEYKSQYKKSYYDDEPNLRGMAKRRLHNLESVGAKPKGSSLLEIGSAAGFFLDEARTAGYHTRGLELSPKEVEYSKSTLGLDVDQTSVLSVDSLLWKHSFDVIAAFFVIEHIEDIEGIWKRLGDWILPGGHLYLAVPSSFGPSFQTNPKEWFLTHPTDHFFDYSVHSLKKLLSILGFEVNYVRPMSYHSYRDLGPRGKLPEWLYRLYANQFAYGDTIELIARKLKH
- the ribH gene encoding 6,7-dimethyl-8-ribityllumazine synthase is translated as MTATLEGTRIGNGQKHCVIVSKFNEFITESLLKGAKDAYRQHGIADSDVTVIYVPGAFELPQTVKRVLSSKKYQFSAIVCLGAVIRGATSHYDLVSGEAAKVGSVADGSVPVIFGVITTESIEQAIERAGTKAGNKGYEAATTAIEMANLFKEIG
- a CDS encoding N-acetylmuramoyl-L-alanine amidase family protein: MAFSDLKSILPELSTKLKKFTRVGSIYTPQGNLQFRLGSSFYTLDGKIYKIPKAILKKEDDVFLPLDLVEAVLLNLISYDVRYQFKETELWVLIPKEPVPKRNLNVKAIVIDAGHGGKDPGTSDPTGYFEKDVSLGVARYTYLYLRKYYPEIRVQMVRKNDSFVELEDRSKLANQVLQDTRDVVFISFHCNASLSDKAAGFEVYYLSQSPSTEAARETALLENRYVGKHKNPVVSQIQSQMLSSVTQRRSKKLATAVAEQYERALSPEIPSRGVKKADFSVLRGSLMPAVLVEMGYLTNPEESRKLRDKTYQKKIARSVIKGIHEYASSKD